In a single window of the Limnochorda sp. L945t genome:
- a CDS encoding nucleotidyltransferase family protein: MGRTAGELTDEERRAYRRGLLRLSASKQADAKRRAGEALAVAQQCAAILRREFGVRRVWLFGSLARGTFGPGSDVDLAVDAIDEGVFLRALGRLLSLRPDLPVDLVDLRHARAGLRAAVEKEGIPL; encoded by the coding sequence ATGGGTCGCACAGCCGGAGAGCTCACGGACGAAGAAAGGAGAGCCTACCGCCGGGGGCTGCTCCGCCTGAGCGCATCGAAGCAGGCGGACGCAAAGCGGAGGGCCGGGGAGGCCCTGGCGGTCGCTCAACAGTGTGCCGCCATCTTGCGCCGGGAGTTCGGGGTGCGCCGGGTCTGGCTTTTCGGCTCGCTCGCCAGGGGCACGTTTGGGCCTGGCTCCGACGTCGACCTTGCCGTGGACGCGATCGACGAAGGAGTGTTCCTGCGGGCGCTCGGCCGGCTCCTGAGCTTACGTCCCGACTTGCCCGTGGATCTGGTCGACCTGCGCCATGCGCGTGCGGGGCTGCGTGCCGCCGTCGAAAAGGAGGGTATCCCCCTGTGA
- a CDS encoding ribonuclease toxin HepT-like protein has protein sequence MTSDFIALSGRIREELDEVGRVAERAREIRRKAKTTCDDAYWDAVALNLHGFYTGIEHILESIAREVDGSVPTGPHSHRDLLMQMSAEFPGHRPAVLSRATRECLEEYRAFRHLVRSVYASSLRPQRLEELAEALPGCFERVTRELATFSAFLTGDVSSQEGPSTLPG, from the coding sequence GTGACATCGGATTTCATCGCCCTCTCCGGGCGGATCAGGGAGGAGTTGGACGAGGTCGGCCGGGTCGCCGAGCGAGCACGAGAGATCCGTCGCAAGGCGAAGACGACGTGCGATGACGCGTACTGGGATGCGGTCGCTCTCAACCTACATGGGTTCTATACGGGGATCGAGCACATCTTGGAGAGCATCGCTCGCGAGGTAGACGGGTCCGTGCCGACCGGCCCCCACTCGCATCGTGACCTTCTCATGCAAATGAGCGCCGAGTTTCCCGGCCACCGACCGGCCGTACTCTCCCGTGCTACCCGCGAGTGTCTGGAAGAGTATCGGGCGTTTCGGCATCTGGTTCGTAGCGTTTACGCATCCTCGCTGCGGCCCCAGCGCCTGGAGGAGCTCGCCGAAGCCCTACCCGGCTGTTTCGAGCGGGTGACGCGGGAACTGGCCACCTTCTCCGCCTTTCTGACCGGCGACGTCTCGAGCCAGGAGGGGCCTTCGACCCTCCCCGGGTAA
- a CDS encoding glucose-1-phosphate thymidylyltransferase, protein MSSHLKALVLAGGRGTRLRPLTYTMAKQLVPVANRPILHYVMDQVADCGIGEVGVILSPETGEQVKEALALNPWRLRFEWIEQDRPGGLAHAVKVARDFLGNTPFLMYLGDNLIGQPVRDVVATFEAERPDALILLKEVANPRQFGVAVVDGDGRVRRLVEKPKDPPSSLALVGVYCFSPAIHDVIATLAPSWRGELEITDAVQRLVEAGRPVRAVELTGWWLDTGKKDDLLEANRVVLDEWGRREIIGSVGEGSRVDGRVQLGPGAIVERSVVRGPAVIGANAVVRDSFIGPYTSVGDHCRVERSQVEHCVILDGSVVEDVERLEDSLIGRNTVVRRAGDNHRALRLMIGDDAEVAL, encoded by the coding sequence ATGAGCTCGCACCTGAAAGCGCTGGTGCTGGCGGGCGGCAGGGGGACGAGGTTGCGCCCGCTGACCTACACGATGGCCAAGCAGCTGGTGCCGGTGGCCAACCGGCCCATCCTGCACTACGTGATGGACCAGGTGGCCGACTGCGGCATCGGCGAGGTGGGCGTCATCCTGTCGCCCGAGACGGGGGAACAGGTCAAGGAGGCGCTGGCGCTCAACCCGTGGCGGCTGCGCTTCGAGTGGATCGAGCAGGACCGGCCGGGGGGCCTGGCGCACGCGGTCAAGGTGGCCCGAGATTTCCTCGGAAATACCCCTTTCTTGATGTACCTCGGCGACAACCTCATCGGCCAGCCGGTGCGCGACGTGGTGGCGACCTTCGAGGCGGAGCGGCCCGACGCCCTCATCCTGCTCAAGGAGGTGGCCAACCCGAGGCAGTTCGGGGTGGCCGTGGTGGACGGCGACGGGCGGGTGCGCCGCCTGGTCGAAAAGCCGAAGGATCCGCCCTCGAGCCTGGCGCTGGTCGGGGTGTATTGCTTTTCCCCGGCCATCCACGACGTGATTGCGACCCTGGCGCCCTCGTGGCGCGGCGAGCTCGAGATCACGGACGCCGTCCAGCGCCTGGTCGAGGCGGGGCGCCCGGTGCGGGCGGTGGAGCTCACCGGCTGGTGGCTCGACACCGGGAAGAAAGACGACCTGCTCGAGGCCAACCGGGTCGTGCTCGACGAGTGGGGGCGCCGGGAGATCATCGGCAGCGTGGGCGAGGGCAGCCGGGTCGACGGCCGGGTGCAGCTCGGCCCGGGCGCCATCGTGGAACGCAGCGTCGTGCGGGGCCCGGCCGTCATCGGCGCCAACGCGGTGGTCCGGGACAGCTTCATCGGGCCGTACACCAGCGTCGGCGACCACTGCCGCGTGGAACGCAGCCAGGTGGAGCACTGCGTGATCCTCGACGGGTCGGTCGTCGAGGACGTCGAACGCCTGGAAGACAGCCTCATCGGGCGCAACACCGTGGTGCGCCGGGCGGGCGACAACCACCGGGCACTGCGCCTCATGATCGGCGACGACGCCGAGGTGGCGCTGTAG
- a CDS encoding dTDP-4-dehydrorhamnose 3,5-epimerase family protein, translated as MIEGVKVKHLVRHCDDRGFFQEILRDDEGLLRRFGQLSMSKTYPGVIKAFHWHERQDDLWFFPAGNVQVVLHDLRESSPTKGETNVFYMGEDNPMLLLIPAGVAHGYRTLGEKPAVIVYVTTESYDPDHPDEKRIPYDDPSIGFDWRTKMR; from the coding sequence GTGATCGAAGGGGTCAAGGTCAAGCACCTGGTGCGCCACTGCGACGACCGGGGCTTTTTCCAGGAGATCCTGCGCGACGACGAGGGGCTGTTGCGGCGCTTCGGGCAGCTGTCGATGTCGAAGACGTACCCGGGGGTCATCAAGGCGTTTCACTGGCACGAGCGCCAGGACGATCTGTGGTTTTTCCCGGCCGGCAACGTCCAAGTGGTGCTGCACGACCTGCGGGAGAGCTCGCCCACCAAGGGAGAGACCAACGTCTTTTACATGGGCGAGGACAATCCCATGCTGCTGCTCATCCCGGCGGGGGTGGCCCACGGCTACCGCACGCTCGGGGAGAAGCCGGCCGTCATCGTGTACGTCACCACGGAGTCGTACGACCCCGACCACCCTGACGAGAAGCGCATCCCGTACGACGACCCGTCCATCGGGTTCGACTGGCGCACCAAGATGCGGTAG
- a CDS encoding methylated-DNA--[protein]-cysteine S-methyltransferase: MALEYLEVDSPMGSIYLVVSEQGVAFASLTAGSGDELLAEVRDRYGAAVAAQVRPARSAELERAWRQAVAEWFDAGRAPSIDWRWVTPFEREVMRAVQAIPRGSVRSYGEVARAVGRPQAARAVGQVMARNPVPLFVPCHRVVRSDGALGEYSGGGPGVKARLLAMEGARPSGRVAPVAARRKGAGEPA; encoded by the coding sequence GTGGCGCTCGAGTACCTCGAGGTGGACAGCCCCATGGGGTCGATCTACCTGGTGGTCAGCGAACAGGGCGTCGCCTTCGCGTCGCTTACGGCCGGGTCGGGCGACGAGCTCTTGGCGGAGGTGCGGGACCGTTACGGAGCGGCGGTGGCGGCGCAGGTGCGCCCGGCGCGTTCGGCGGAGCTGGAGAGGGCGTGGCGGCAGGCGGTGGCCGAGTGGTTCGACGCCGGGAGGGCGCCCTCGATCGACTGGCGGTGGGTGACGCCGTTCGAGCGCGAGGTCATGCGGGCGGTACAGGCCATTCCCCGGGGGTCGGTCCGTTCGTACGGGGAGGTGGCCCGGGCGGTGGGGCGGCCGCAGGCGGCCCGGGCCGTGGGACAGGTGATGGCGCGCAACCCGGTGCCGCTGTTCGTACCCTGTCACCGGGTGGTGCGCTCCGACGGCGCGCTCGGGGAGTACTCGGGCGGGGGCCCGGGAGTCAAGGCGCGGCTGCTGGCGATGGAGGGGGCGAGGCCGTCCGGGCGGGTCGCGCCCGTGGCGGCACGACGGAAAGGGGCCGGCGAACCGGCGTGA
- a CDS encoding bifunctional 2',3'-cyclic-nucleotide 2'-phosphodiesterase/3'-nucleotidase — MTRLLGPRSRWTGLWSWSLVVLVILVAAAPSFASSQLVILATTDVHANIYPWDYYANRADDGVGLALIDTLVQRVRSEHPQALLFDNGDTIQGTPLGYFVARVRPLQPGKVHPVIDVLNRMGYDAATIGNHEFNYGLPFLEQVLAGARFPVVLANVYRPGTNQPYFTPYVLLRRELDGRPLTVGVIGFTPPQILVWDRSNLQGRVEAGDIVEAARRFVPEMRAQGADVVVALAHTGASPASRWAPGSLQENAAYSLATEVPGIDVVVAGHSHVSIPGKGLPDAPDGVVGKTVIVQPGFWGHELGMVTLELEPRAEGGWRVVGRKAQLLPTKGVAPSARVMEWARQAHETTVAYVTSPIGETLVRIDSRASRWADTALIQWINDVQRRYVERALEGTQWEGVPVLSAAAPFKAGRGGEQDYTDIRPGPITIADVASAYLYDNTVKAIRITGAELKAWLERAALNFEQVTPGSGQQPLVSARWPSYNFDQIDGVRYAIDVTRPPGQRIVELTFEGRPVKPDEWFILATNNYRADGGGGFPATGKDARVVLDPLVESRQLLIDSVVEARTIAPHPDGNWHLVHNYLDHPQAGPVYDLVDRGVFLGVATDGQRLGQLDLDEALTQSAWAEMVERALDVRIPVSAPEAVVTGRQAVESLAGVVQLPGLEVADVGLTRADGAQLLSAVLAVLEAVPAR, encoded by the coding sequence ATGACGCGGCTGCTTGGCCCAAGAAGCCGTTGGACAGGCCTTTGGTCGTGGTCCCTCGTGGTACTGGTGATCCTGGTCGCGGCCGCCCCCTCGTTCGCCTCGTCGCAGCTCGTCATCCTGGCCACCACCGACGTCCACGCCAACATCTACCCGTGGGACTACTATGCCAACCGGGCGGACGACGGTGTGGGGCTGGCCCTGATCGACACGCTGGTGCAGCGCGTCCGCAGCGAGCACCCGCAGGCGCTCCTCTTCGATAACGGCGACACCATCCAGGGCACTCCGCTCGGGTACTTCGTCGCCCGGGTGCGGCCCCTTCAGCCGGGGAAGGTCCACCCGGTCATCGACGTGCTCAACCGCATGGGATACGACGCGGCGACCATCGGTAACCACGAGTTCAACTACGGGTTGCCCTTCCTGGAGCAGGTACTGGCGGGGGCCCGGTTCCCCGTGGTACTCGCCAACGTGTACCGGCCCGGCACCAACCAGCCGTACTTCACGCCGTACGTCCTCCTGAGACGGGAGCTGGACGGGCGCCCGCTCACCGTGGGCGTCATCGGCTTCACGCCGCCGCAGATCCTGGTTTGGGACCGCAGCAACTTGCAGGGGCGGGTCGAGGCCGGCGACATCGTCGAAGCGGCGCGCCGTTTCGTGCCCGAGATGCGGGCGCAGGGGGCAGACGTCGTGGTGGCGCTGGCGCACACCGGGGCGAGCCCGGCGTCGCGGTGGGCACCCGGTAGCCTGCAGGAAAACGCAGCGTACTCCCTGGCCACCGAGGTGCCGGGAATCGACGTCGTGGTGGCCGGGCACTCTCACGTCTCCATCCCCGGCAAGGGCTTGCCGGACGCGCCGGACGGCGTCGTGGGCAAGACGGTCATCGTACAGCCCGGCTTCTGGGGCCACGAGCTCGGGATGGTGACCCTGGAGCTCGAGCCGCGGGCCGAGGGTGGCTGGCGGGTGGTGGGCAGGAAGGCGCAACTCCTGCCGACCAAGGGCGTGGCGCCGTCCGCGCGGGTCATGGAGTGGGCCAGGCAGGCGCACGAGACCACCGTGGCGTACGTCACGAGCCCCATCGGCGAGACGCTGGTGCGCATCGACAGCCGAGCCTCGCGGTGGGCCGACACGGCCCTCATCCAGTGGATCAACGACGTGCAGCGCCGGTACGTGGAGCGGGCCCTGGAGGGCACGCAGTGGGAGGGCGTACCGGTGCTCTCGGCCGCGGCCCCCTTCAAGGCCGGGCGCGGTGGCGAGCAGGACTACACCGACATCCGGCCGGGGCCCATCACCATCGCGGACGTAGCCTCCGCGTATCTCTACGACAATACCGTCAAGGCCATCCGCATCACCGGTGCCGAGCTCAAGGCGTGGCTCGAGCGGGCTGCGCTCAACTTCGAGCAGGTTACCCCGGGCAGCGGCCAGCAGCCGCTGGTGAGTGCCCGCTGGCCGTCGTACAACTTCGACCAGATCGACGGGGTCCGGTACGCCATCGACGTGACCCGGCCACCGGGGCAGCGCATCGTGGAGCTCACCTTCGAGGGGCGGCCGGTGAAGCCGGACGAGTGGTTCATCCTGGCGACCAACAACTACCGGGCCGACGGTGGGGGCGGCTTCCCGGCGACGGGCAAGGATGCCCGGGTCGTCCTCGACCCGCTCGTCGAAAGCCGCCAGCTCTTGATCGACTCCGTGGTGGAGGCCCGCACCATCGCGCCGCATCCGGACGGCAACTGGCACCTGGTGCACAACTACCTCGACCACCCGCAGGCCGGACCCGTGTACGATCTGGTGGACCGCGGCGTCTTCTTGGGGGTGGCCACGGACGGGCAGCGGCTCGGCCAACTCGACCTCGACGAGGCGCTGACGCAGTCCGCGTGGGCGGAGATGGTGGAGCGGGCGCTCGACGTGCGGATCCCGGTGAGCGCGCCGGAGGCGGTCGTGACGGGGCGCCAGGCCGTGGAGAGCCTTGCGGGGGTCGTGCAGTTACCGGGACTGGAGGTGGCCGACGTCGGCCTGACACGAGCCGATGGAGCGCAGCTGCTCTCCGCGGTGCTGGCCGTTCTTGAGGCAGTGCCGGCCCGCTGA
- the rfbB gene encoding dTDP-glucose 4,6-dehydratase, giving the protein MGVGENAPRAGPTVLVTGGCGFIGSQFVRLLRRERPAWQVVNLDLMTYAAHLHNLEEVWAGQESRSDDSGAGDALPADGPLQRLDYGKAVSGADPGHVLVRGDVADAALVDRLFTTYRLRYVVHFAAESHVDRSILDPAPFVETNVRGTQVLLEAARRHGVERFVQVSTDEVYGDLEGLPAADEQAPLRPSSPYSASKAAGDLMALAYVRTYGLPAIVTRSSNNYGPHQFPEKLLPLMIWKALRKEPLPVYGDGLQVRDWLWVEDNCRAILAVLERGRPGEVYNIAAGNERSNLEVVGRVCDLVAERTGREPAAVRALVTHVQDRPGHDRRYAMTAAKVQRECGWAPRVSLEEGLARTVDWYLARSRWVERVVSGEWRRYWEAVYERGWSAGR; this is encoded by the coding sequence GTGGGAGTAGGAGAGAACGCACCGCGAGCGGGTCCCACCGTGCTCGTGACGGGCGGTTGCGGGTTCATCGGGAGCCAGTTCGTGCGCCTGTTGCGGCGGGAGCGGCCGGCGTGGCAGGTCGTCAACCTGGACCTCATGACCTACGCCGCCCATCTCCACAACCTCGAGGAGGTCTGGGCCGGCCAGGAGAGCCGGAGCGATGACAGCGGGGCGGGGGACGCTTTGCCGGCGGATGGGCCGTTGCAGCGGCTCGATTACGGTAAGGCCGTCTCCGGGGCCGACCCGGGGCATGTGCTGGTGCGGGGGGACGTGGCGGACGCAGCGCTGGTCGACCGGCTGTTTACGACCTACCGGTTGCGCTACGTCGTTCACTTCGCCGCCGAATCGCACGTGGACCGGAGCATCCTCGACCCGGCGCCGTTCGTCGAGACCAACGTCCGGGGGACTCAGGTGCTGCTGGAGGCGGCCCGCAGGCATGGGGTCGAGCGGTTCGTGCAGGTTTCCACGGACGAGGTGTACGGGGACCTGGAGGGCCTGCCGGCCGCCGACGAGCAGGCGCCGCTGCGGCCGAGCAGCCCGTACTCGGCGAGCAAGGCGGCGGGCGACCTGATGGCGCTGGCCTACGTGCGCACGTACGGCCTGCCGGCCATCGTGACCCGCTCGAGCAACAACTACGGGCCCCACCAGTTCCCCGAGAAACTGCTGCCGCTCATGATCTGGAAGGCGCTGCGGAAAGAGCCGCTGCCGGTGTACGGCGACGGGTTGCAGGTGCGCGACTGGCTGTGGGTCGAGGACAACTGCCGGGCCATCCTGGCGGTGCTGGAGCGGGGGAGGCCCGGCGAGGTGTACAACATCGCTGCCGGCAACGAGCGCTCCAATCTCGAGGTCGTCGGGAGGGTGTGCGACCTCGTGGCCGAGCGAACGGGACGAGAGCCGGCGGCGGTGCGGGCCCTCGTCACCCACGTGCAGGACCGGCCTGGCCACGACCGCCGCTACGCCATGACGGCCGCCAAGGTGCAGCGGGAGTGTGGTTGGGCGCCGCGGGTGAGCCTCGAGGAGGGCCTGGCCCGCACCGTGGACTGGTACCTGGCCCGCTCCCGGTGGGTGGAGCGGGTCGTCAGCGGCGAATGGCGGCGCTACTGGGAAGCGGTCTACGAGCGCGGCTGGTCAGCAGGGCGCTGA
- a CDS encoding Gfo/Idh/MocA family protein has protein sequence MGTEEIHHEDGPVQLAVIGAGNRGREAYGAWVKAHPDRARVVAVADPNPVRLARMADEHGVVPDRRFPSWEAMLGRPKFCDAVVIATPDRVHVDPAIRALEAGYDLLLEKPIAPDASDVIRLADVARRLARSVTVSHVLRYTPFFQTIKRLLDEGRIGRLITVQYTENVGYWHFAHSYVRGNWRNSRTSSPLILAKSCHDMDMLRWLAGAPCRRLSSFGALTYFRPENAPPGAPDRCIDGCPAEGTCPFSAVRFYGLFPPGWDGWPISVITDDPSPEGRAEALRKGPYGRCVFKCDNDVVDHQVVSIEFDNGVTAAFTVTAFTEENTRTLKLMGTAGEIRGHLDKGEIELRTFQPAGHDTLKVPTSPTHAGGDEGLMEAFVARLRAARRGEGGSETLTSLEESVESHLMALAAERARLEGRVVELAAFAAEAAAA, from the coding sequence TTGGGGACGGAAGAGATCCACCACGAGGACGGGCCCGTGCAACTCGCCGTCATCGGCGCCGGCAACCGGGGGCGGGAGGCTTACGGAGCCTGGGTCAAGGCGCACCCTGACCGGGCCCGGGTGGTGGCCGTGGCCGATCCCAACCCCGTGCGCCTCGCGCGCATGGCAGACGAGCACGGAGTGGTGCCCGACCGACGCTTCCCCTCGTGGGAGGCGATGCTGGGCCGTCCCAAGTTTTGCGACGCCGTGGTGATCGCCACGCCCGACCGCGTTCACGTGGACCCGGCCATCCGCGCGCTCGAAGCCGGCTACGACCTCCTGCTCGAAAAGCCCATCGCCCCCGACGCATCCGACGTGATCCGGCTCGCGGACGTGGCCCGCAGGCTCGCTCGCAGCGTCACGGTCTCCCACGTGCTGCGCTACACCCCGTTCTTCCAAACGATCAAGCGTCTGCTCGACGAAGGCCGGATCGGCCGGCTCATCACCGTGCAGTACACCGAGAACGTGGGCTACTGGCACTTCGCTCACAGCTACGTCCGGGGCAACTGGCGCAACAGCCGCACCTCCAGCCCCCTCATCCTGGCCAAGTCGTGCCACGACATGGACATGCTGCGGTGGCTGGCCGGGGCCCCGTGCCGCCGGTTAAGCAGCTTCGGGGCGCTCACGTACTTCCGCCCCGAAAACGCCCCGCCCGGCGCCCCCGACCGGTGCATCGACGGGTGCCCAGCGGAGGGCACGTGTCCTTTCTCGGCGGTGCGCTTCTACGGCCTCTTCCCGCCCGGCTGGGACGGGTGGCCTATCTCCGTCATCACCGACGACCCGTCCCCCGAAGGCCGGGCCGAGGCGTTGCGGAAAGGCCCCTACGGACGCTGTGTGTTCAAGTGCGACAACGACGTGGTGGACCACCAGGTGGTGAGCATCGAGTTCGACAACGGCGTGACCGCGGCGTTCACCGTGACGGCCTTCACCGAGGAAAACACCCGGACGCTCAAGCTGATGGGCACGGCGGGGGAGATCCGGGGCCACCTCGACAAGGGCGAGATCGAGCTCCGCACGTTCCAGCCGGCCGGCCACGACACGTTGAAAGTGCCCACGTCGCCCACGCACGCCGGCGGCGACGAAGGGTTGATGGAGGCCTTCGTGGCACGGCTCCGGGCAGCTCGCCGCGGGGAGGGCGGCAGCGAAACGCTGACGTCGCTCGAGGAGTCGGTCGAAAGCCACCTCATGGCGCTGGCCGCCGAAAGGGCGCGCCTGGAGGGGCGGGTCGTCGAGCTGGCCGCGTTCGCGGCCGAGGCCGCCGCGGCGTGA
- a CDS encoding PQQ-dependent sugar dehydrogenase: protein MERTARGYGVAVFLAVASAVLAQAAWSRAAPAGSVRQAEVTPVMSGLDTVWDLVWGPDRRLYLTERPGRIRVWDGKAVQTLARLPVWEQGEAGLMGLALDPGFPRIPYVYVCYTRRDGEIANRVERLRLEGDRLASDRVLLDGMAAATIHDGCRLRFDRAGELLVTMGDAAVPGRAQDPSSLNGKVLRIRADGAVPSDNPFPGSPVYTLGHRNPQGLALRPGTGEIYLSEHGPDTDDEINRLVPGANYGWPEIRGTREARGFEPALWAWTPTIAPAAIAFSDSRTLFLATLKEGRLHRLQLDADGRIVSDRVVLEGYGRLRALTVGPDGCLYVGTSNRDGRGSAGPDDDRVLKVCGL, encoded by the coding sequence GTGGAGAGGACCGCACGGGGATACGGAGTCGCTGTCTTCCTGGCGGTGGCTTCGGCCGTCCTGGCCCAGGCCGCATGGAGCCGGGCGGCGCCGGCCGGTAGTGTACGCCAGGCCGAGGTCACCCCGGTCATGAGCGGCCTCGACACCGTCTGGGACCTCGTGTGGGGCCCGGACCGCAGGCTCTACCTCACGGAGCGCCCCGGGCGGATCCGGGTCTGGGACGGCAAGGCGGTGCAGACACTGGCCCGCCTTCCGGTCTGGGAACAGGGTGAGGCCGGCCTGATGGGGCTGGCCCTGGATCCCGGATTCCCCCGCATCCCTTACGTCTACGTCTGCTACACGCGCCGCGACGGGGAGATTGCCAACCGGGTGGAGCGCCTGAGGCTCGAGGGGGACCGGCTCGCCTCCGACCGCGTGCTCCTCGACGGGATGGCCGCCGCGACCATCCACGACGGCTGCCGGCTTCGCTTCGACCGTGCGGGCGAGCTCCTCGTCACCATGGGAGACGCGGCGGTGCCCGGCCGGGCCCAGGATCCGAGCAGCCTCAATGGCAAGGTGCTGCGCATCCGCGCCGACGGCGCCGTGCCCTCGGACAACCCCTTCCCGGGCAGCCCCGTCTACACCCTGGGCCACCGCAACCCACAGGGGCTGGCGCTGCGTCCCGGGACGGGAGAGATCTACCTGAGCGAGCACGGCCCTGACACGGACGATGAGATCAACCGCCTGGTGCCGGGCGCCAACTACGGCTGGCCGGAGATCCGGGGCACCCGGGAGGCCCGCGGTTTCGAGCCTGCGCTTTGGGCATGGACGCCGACCATCGCCCCGGCCGCCATCGCCTTTTCCGACAGCCGCACCCTCTTCCTCGCGACGTTGAAGGAGGGCCGCCTGCACCGCCTGCAGCTGGATGCGGACGGGCGGATCGTCTCGGACCGGGTGGTCCTGGAGGGGTACGGCCGGCTGCGGGCGCTCACTGTGGGCCCGGACGGGTGCCTTTACGTGGGCACGTCCAACCGCGACGGGCGCGGCTCGGCCGGCCCGGACGACGACCGGGTGCTCAAGGTGTGCGGGCTCTGA